From the genome of Eriocheir sinensis breed Jianghai 21 unplaced genomic scaffold, ASM2467909v1 Scaffold582, whole genome shotgun sequence:
AAGCTTTTGACAGAGAAACAGGTAATGGCGCTTCACACCTACGTTCTAGTAAGCTTTCATCCATTGAAATCCAGCCGAGCCGAGCACGACGAAGAGCTGTCGCCTGCTTTCATTGGTTGGCTAAATTAATTTCATTCTAAATATACAACAGTGTCAGCTACTTCAACCGGTTGTGACGTGGGTCTAAAAACACGGCTGATCTTGGGACTGGTAGAGCTGCTCTAGCAGTGAAGGTTGTGGTGTGCCGCCCTATGCAGGGAGTCTGGGAGGACTTGCTCGTCTTGGCTCCCGTCCATGGCCGCCTACACACACAACCCTGAAATTGGTAGTGGGAGTCGGTGACCCTTCCCAGATGGAAGGGACGCCCCGGGAACAGCGGCCTGACTGCGATAAAATGAGGGATATGTTTATTCATGTATATtctaattatgaaaaaaagaaaaatcatgctGAGTATTCTTGAAGCAGTAATTTAAAAGTGCTTAAACTTAGCACCAAGTCACTACATGAAGCATAGTCTCAGATTCCGAGCAGATGAAGGCAGGTGTGACGGCGTCCTTGTGAGGGGGAGCAAAGGCGGCCTGAGGTAACCACTGTTGTCAGGCTCCAAACAATACATTCGCTGGCCTCGCGTGAGTGCCTGATACACTGtcaatttttgtttttgttttgatccGTGCTGATTATTGTTTCAAACCGCAGGCCCACCTTACCCTCTGCTCGCTTCCTGCTGCCAGGTGTACGCTTGCTAGTCCTCAAGGTCACACGACATGGGTTTCCCTAATGGTGCCTTCGGACGCGCGTATAATGTGAGGCAGTGGGCGAGGACGAGAAAGGAGACGCGTCGTGGGGAGTGCTATATTTTGGCGAGCACTTCATGAGCATGTGTagtaatttttccttttcctgctatATATTTGTTAAGCGTAAAATAAACATTATGTCGTTGAATGTAGAGCAAGAGAACCATTGTGTGTTCTTCAGGCAGGATGAGCACGAAGAAATATGAAAGTGAAGCAGGGAAACAGACCGAGACAACAAGCTGCGTCGCGGAGTGCCTTTTGTCAATATAAGTTCTTGAATTCCCTTCCTGACACCAGAATGATTTTCGTCAGTATAATTTTCTTGAATTCCCTTCCTGATCTTGGGATGTGCCCAGGTAACTCGTATCCGCACTCACAGCATATAAAtcatattctatctatctatacctcctCGCCCTACTCCCTTGCTgaaacttccctccagggggcggccgcggcagaagtgtctacatctctccctgttctggcactccctctcagcacactcaatcatGCTActtcgataatgatgatgatgatgatgataataatagtaataataataataatcccaagaattttattgatattattattagtctattattattattattattattattattattattattattattattattattatcattattatcgttgttgttattaAAACGAAGAACCTGCTTGAAGCCATGCCACCATTCAATTAGGTATAAAAGAGTGTCCCAAAGTCTTCCCCGTCCCCTGCCTCGCCCCCCATTGACGGACTGTTGGCAAGTAATACACTCCTCGCCCCCTTGTGCGCCCCGGCCATCTGTCTTGACCCCTCCACATGCTGCACGGCCTGACTCACCGCTCATTGACTGATGCCCCAATAATAAACTACGagcatttcattgtatttttcaaAGCGAGGGAAATACCTTTATTCACTATGTAGTACGTTCACGGTGTTTGGCAATATATACAGTACATCTATtaaagttcgtgtgtgtgtgtgtgtgagagagagagagagagagagagagagagagagagagagagagagagagagagagagagagagagagagagagagagagagacaaaaatatTAGCAGACAAAGGCTCATACTAAAATAAAactgacagacggagagacaaatATAGAAAGACCGACAGAAACATAGTTAGACAGACAAAGAGCAGGTCAGTGGGATCAGCCGGGGCAGGTCAGCAGGTTACAGGGTGCACCGGATCACGTGGGTGTGGCTCTGTGGCTAATTAAAGGTGAGCGTAGGACGTGACTTCGAACCTGTTCCTTCTGGAGTGgctgaagaaagtgaaggagagagtggtTTGGTGCACGCGAGTAATTAAAGTTATTCAAAATCCAGATAATGAAGTGTTTAATATGCTATGCCAATTAATCAAGGTAGGTAAAtgtttggtgattttttttttcttttctttttttcgtgtaAACACCTACGTAACAtaaagggtcgtattataagacaattcgtcgcccaagaacacctatttgacaaggctttcgtgggagttgtgggcatttccaggagtaattttatgaccctggtgatagtttgacccttcttctgtaccatgaaaatgaagaaacactcattagaacccgactttaacctttagaaatagatgatgtgaaaaGCAAAAGTGTCCTGTAATACCGCCCAAAGAGCACAAACGAAACAACATTATATTTGGTGGCGAAGAAGGCTTTTGCTGTGTTCAAGGCTACACAAGTCGGCTGATCAGGATTGTtgatatttaacccggtagcagcggggatcatgtttcttaatggtccctccaagcgagaaaaatgagaaaaaaatcacccctcacacaaaccatttcataatatatatcgaagcatttgtgatcagattatgtatcatctattttgtggggtttatatcatggcacaaatttggcccgtcgctgctacacggtaaatatGGAGCGTGTGCTGTTCCTGGTGCTGCAGTTGTAGTGGTGCGATGCGGAGgatgagtaataaaaaaaaataataacaaaaatcgCAATGCAGATTATTGTTTTGCTAGCGGACTCTGAGGAAAATCAGCAAAGATTGGAAAATCATTTGTACGAGTCAAACAAGAGAGGAGGCTTGAATATAAATATCAAAAAGGTATAAGTCATAGGAATAACGAGAAGAGAAAGGTTGACAAGTATgttaggtgtgtgcgtgtgtgtgtgtgtgtgtgtgtgtgtgtgtgtgtgtgtgtgtgtgtgtgtgtgtgtgtgtgttgggcagcCAGGGTTACAAACACGGATATATTAAGAAGAGCAGGAATCGATAGAGGGATTATGAGACCCGTAAAGGAGTCAGCTGAAGTTTATCGCGGTCATGCGGTTAGAGGAAAGGATCACTTGACTGCAGGGaagagcaaaaggaaaagaatatatttGGGCAGTTTTAAGATTACATTTGCCGAAGATGGTGAGACTTCGTTAGGATGACTGGTAACTGTGATAGATGGCTCCTCATTGTCGCCGACGGCACTTGACATGCACTAcggtagactagtagtagtagcaatagtagtaggagtagtagtagtagtagtagtagtagtagtagtagcagcagcagtagcaacaaAATATGGCGACTCATAACCCGTGAACCAAAACACAACATATATAATTATCGTAAAATAGTACTATTTCACTCATAAAAAAAGGgagtatagataaaaaaaaaaaaaagcattatactCTCCACAAAAAGAgctgaataaaagaaaataagtaatccGTCCAGCCTTGTCGTATTTGTGCTGATATACGGAGGCATGGGCGTCCTCAGGttggctggcggtggtggtgtcaggGGCGTGCCATGGGCGGTAACATGCAAGAGCTGGGCGGTGGCATGTGATGTGGGCGGTGGGTGTGCTAGTGTTAAGCGGTGGCGGTGTGGGCGTGAGTAGGCGGGAAGCACTTCGATCCCGCCCCAAGGAGACCGACTGACCACCTGCCCACAACCTGGTTGGCGCCCTAGGGCTAAACGAaattacccccccccaccccccccccccccgcacacacacacacacacacacacacacacacacacacacacacacacacacacactcactcaataAAATATTACACAAGATATTCTTTATAAGTCCCCCAACCTTGGACGCTTGCCACTTTCTATTTTTGTGTCACGTGAAATTGATTTGTACGGTTGGCACAATTTAAGTGAAGAGTTCTTTCTTTGTACAAGTTAATTGAAATATAAATTAATGGATTGTCTTTCTTAAAAGTCACCCGCTACCCGATTTCGTTACTAGTTAACCTTCAACACAATTACTTAATACCATAATATGAAGTAAACGTATATACTACCCTAAAAAAGTTTGTTTACGACATATGCGGTCGAAGGTAACATACATGTGTGAGGTTCCTGCATTAAAAAGTAAACAGCCTAGTAAACATCCTCCAAGCACGGATACAGTCACGGGCTGCCTTTAAATAATCCTTTTATTCATAAACATTATTTATTTGGGAGCCTAATTGCATGTATAATATGTAATTGTTTTATTtacccataacaacaacaacaacaacaacaacaacaacaacaacaacaacaacaacaacaacaataataataaaaataataatataaaaataaactaatgCACAGTTACTTTATTAAAATAGTTAAATGAAATATATAGCGCCATTACTAGCCTAATCACATGGCGGGGATTAATGTtcttttggtatttcgttggggatgtTTAGTAagttatgcaaaaaaaaaaaagggggggaggggggggacatgcacatacaaaaagtaaCATTAGGTACAGATGAGCtaaaactacataaaaaaaaaaaactcaaaacaaGAAGAATGTGTCCTTGCAAATCTCATGAGCTCGCTTGCTTCACCGTGAGATAAGCAGTCACGGGGCACCAGCAGCAAGGGTAGCTAGCTCGATGCTTACCCGGTGAAGTAACTCGATCACTGCGACTTAGCGATAGACGTCAAAACTTAACCTGTTGTGTAAGCTTAACTGCTGATGAGTGGGTGGATTCCGACATTAAAGTTATTTGTGTAGTGTAGAAAAAGAGGCAGCATGGATGGGTCTCTTTCTTGCATTGGTATACCGCTGTCATATCGTTGGCTGTTTTGATATTAAGTCACTCAGTCATTAGCTTGTATGCTGGAGATAAGCTGTAACAGTGATGATAGTTATGATAgttactaataatgataatatctgTTGATTAACGAACTTGATTGCTTAGTATGAATGAGTCCAGACGGTAAATTAGAGTCGGCAGAGTAAGACTTCATTAACCCAGCCACCCTCCTTATAATGAGTATCTTTAAAACTGATGATAATTATGATagttactactaataataatgataatatctgTTGATTAACGAACCTGATTGCCTAGTATGAATGAGTCCAGACGGTAAATTAGAGTCGGCAGAGTAAGACTTCATTAACCCAGCCACCCTCCGTTTAATGAGTGTCTTTAGGCAGGCACTTTACCGCAGTGTTGCTTCCCTTGTCATCGCTCGCAGATGTTTTCATGCATACTGCTTCTCTGAATGTGCTAACTACAcggctcccctcccttcctttcccgcagTCGAGCTCAAGGAATTTACAAGACTTTCTAATCGCTCATCCTCATACTGTCAGTCTTACCGGTGCAAAACTCCACCTGAATTTCCGCTCTTTCATTCCTTGTCTTCGGAAACTCTGAGGTAGTCTTTCTGAAATAGTTTTGCAACTCTACGACGTAAACTTATCCAAGGGGGCTACCAAAAAAGTTACAAAAGTGCCTTCCGCTATCTTTAGAAATTTATTCGTCCTTGTTGAAAGCAGTATTTTGCTGTTTTCTACATCGTCGTCATTATTGCCATTATataatttcttcttcctactcttcagcactttcatcatcatcttcatcttctacttcttcttctccctcatcccctGCTTTGCTTCACATATCCCGCACAGAACAAGTAGGTATTCTCCGTCCGATGACCAACACTGATCCACCCGACAGTGAATTGATCTGGTTAATAAGTAACATCAACAGTAAATTAAAACAGCAGCTATAACAGTGCGCGGCAGTAGTAAGCCAGAAACGCCTCCTGTTGTTACGTGACGCTGAGGTTTGGGTCACGTCCTCTGATCTGCCGGAAATCGCGGTGCACGGAGGTCGCGTTGCCTCCAGGGAAAGTTGAGGCCTCCGTTTGTTCCCTCCCCTCGATATTACGGCTGCTAGGAGTAGATGGCGCCACTGCTACTGCCTTTGGATTACAGGAATGTTAACTAATAGTGGAGGCACATCAACCCAGATTTAGCTACACGCGCGACTCTTAGTCTGAATATAAAGTTGGAGAGGAGGTGTATGAATATAAAGTTGGAGGGGAGGTGTAGGGTGAGTGTGCGTAGACTGACGTGCTGAACGCTTGCAGGGAAAAGATGAATAGTGTGTgcttgtttgtgcgtgtgtatgtcGCAAGCTTCCCCCTCTCCCTGTCGAAAGTCGAAACTCACGCCTGCTTCGTGGGAATGGAGGTGGGTCCGGCCGATGTAGGAGCTGTTCTCTTCGTCAGTAATACTCAAAGCTCCCTAAGTAATAGAgacaagaaaagtataaaaaaatgagttGCGTACTGATTCCATGCactttttgttagtttgtttttaAGCAACGTCCGTAAAATTTCTGCACGTTTGGCATAAATCGAttataaaaaaatgacaaaaaagagcTTTTAAATGTTATTAATGGTTGCAACACGATTGATTAGCTCAAAAGTCAACTCGAccgccgcttcctcctccttaatactCGCTAATGGGGTAATGAACGTCTGGGTGGCTGTTAAATGTTATTGCACTTAAtagggctggtcgataaataggtatccggggaaatctggggaaggtaaaacCATTTGGTAAAACTGTGGTAGTAAGTAACCCAGATGCCACATTTGCCCTGCGTTTCGGAGTAATGGGTTCATAACCACCACAGGCTGAAGGGCCAGTGAGACGGAGATAAGCACAGACCACGCGCTGCGTATTCCCGCAACTTGCCTAAAAACGGCTCGCCTGGACTATCTGGACATtcgtttcaatctctctctctctctcaatgaccgGTCTTATTGTATATCATTATATCAGTTCCTTAAATTTGTGTGTAGCTACTtttttagcgtgtgtgtgtgtgtgtgtgtgcgtgcgccaaCACTAccatgtctgtctgtgtttcagGGCGGAGCTCGAGGCCTCGTACGCCAAGGGCCTGTACAAGCTGTCCAGCAAGCTGATGAAGGCCTCCAAGGAAAACTCGGGCACCGTGACGCAGGCCTGGCAGATGGTGGGCGTCGAGATGGAGCAGCAAGGGGACGTGCACCGGTAAGGCCATATACCTGAAAAGTCACATTAATATTTTGCCGCGGTAAACAATATAAAGGCTTGGCATCTGGATATCCATACAATTCATCAAGGAGACAGAGCAGACAGTACTACGCAGAGAATCGTTCCACGCCTCTCTCCTTTGCGTCACAATGTGCTAATAATCATCCAACTGAAATCGCGTGTTGAAAAATGTATTACGCAAAGCCACCAGCCACAAGTTTATTATTTTACTGAATGCGATCCAGTTGAGTGTggacgtatttatttatttatttatttatttatttattaagaaGAAAAGTCGGGTATTTTCATGACATCTGTTTTAGTACTCTTCCCATAATCAACACAGAAGCAGAGTTGGTTGAGTGAATAAAGCTTCCTTTGGGTATTCACATCCTCAGGTTTTACTCACCATTACACCATTAttgccaatttttttttatattatttcctgtCTATGCCTTATCCCAATAGGTGCCATACATTGTAATACTGTCTTTCTCTttaataataattgtataattaCTTTTCTTTCTGGTTCTGCGTATCAATTGGAAACATGTGTGACAATTTGATTCTTCTTCATGCATAGAATATCCTCCATATCTGCACAATACAAGCcatcagttagagagagagagagagagagagagagagagagagagagagagagagagagagagagagagagagagagagagagagagagagagagagagagagagagagagagagagagagagagagagagagagagagagagagagagagagagagagagagagagagagagagagagagagagagagagagagagagagagagagagagagagagagagagagagagagagagagagagagagagagagagagagagagagagagagagagagagagagagagagagagagagagagagagagagagagagagagagagagagagagagagagagagagagagagagagagagagagagagagagagagagagagagagagagagagagagagagagagagagagagagagagagagagagagagagagagagagagagagagagagagagagagagagagagagagagagagagagagagagagagagagagagagagaatcttacatTACTAATTAAGAACATAACTTTTTGTAACACTGGAAAAAAATTATGCACATAACACAACAATGCAACAGTCTTAAAGAAAGAGCTGGTGTTGAGCAGAATGTTTCGGTGTGTCTATACAAGCATTTTTGTCAGCTTGTAATAAATTAAAGTCAGAACTGTAGGGTTTAAATTTTGATTAGGTAGGAAAGTTACCTAGGTGATACTTTAGTGTGTAGTCTACTGCAGGATATGTACTCTACCCCAGTATCTATATTCTAAGCTACATAGTGACCTGATGTGTCTCCTGAGACCTTATCTGATGTTGTCGTGTCACCTGAGTGCTCCTGATCGGTCTCTATAAAAGTACAATCAATGAACATCCACATCACTATCCTCCTTACACTGAATCCCTTAAAATCAGTATAactcattttcattcatatataattTTTAGTATTTTTGATGATTGATTTTTGTTGATTTTGAGTTTGCATGATGATGGTGTCATAACATTATAAATCATTATTCAGCTATATTCAACTTTTTTCTCATCATCCTGCAGTTAGGTAGACTGCACAGTGAACTGTAAATATGGTGGTGGACTGCACGCAAAAGTTTAAATGGACATGTAGACCACACACTAGAGCAGCACTGAAAGTTATCTACAATAAATTCTTGTTGGTTCATTTTAATTCACCTTCAGATATAAACTTTGCCACATGTGTGCACTCCTCAGCAATGCACAGCACACCCAGCacccatatttcctttttttttattttccttgttccttACAGAACCATTGGATCAGCAATCGGAGATGATGTGGTGCGGCCGTTGCGTCAGTTGATAGAGACACAACACAAAATTCGTAAAGGAGTGGAAAGTATGGTGGACAAGACAACAAAAAATCTACATGACTGGCGAGCAGCGGAGAGCAAGGCAAAAAAGCAAGGTTATGGCAATTGTCGGGAAAATGAAAAAATTCAAGACATGATGCTGGAAGCTCGTCTGGGACGGGGCAAGACTCTCACTGATAAAGAAACAATTAAAGTGAGATAATTAAATGCTGTTTTTGTATTTACACTTATGCAAGATGGTTTCATATCTTACAATCATTTGTATATTGTGACTTGTTTCACAAGACTTTTTTCACAAATGACTTGAATCTCAAGATACTCCTTTGTTCCCACAGGGCAATCAAACTAAAGTAGCATTGGTTCcttttttatattactttatttttttgttttatttttagccCTAGCCTTTTAGAAGTACAGTTCATGTATAACTTTACTGATAATGATTGCGACCAAAGCAATGGAATATTAAATAATTTTGAAAGCAATTCATTTATGTTAGTTTGCTGAGTTTTACATTGATAGTACTACTTGTGTAATAGATGGAAAAGCAGCGACGGAAAGCTGAGGAAGCTGTACAGAAGAGTGACCTGGAGTACTACACTTGTTGTACCCGTGCTGAGAGAGCCAGGTAAGCAGCAGGAAGGTTATCTGTGCAAAAACTGAGAGTTTGGGAAAACTTTGGACTGTCATTTTACCCCTATTAGTACTTATTGAAAGCCAGTTATTTCTTATACAAGTATTTATGATGATCTCCAACAACAAGTTTTGGCAGGCTCCATGTAACCTGTGATCAACAATTACTATCAATCCATTTTTGTTATGCTGCCAATTAAATAATTATTTTTCCAGTATTACCTTTAGTTCACAGTTATGTATTTTTAGTACATATTCATCAGCTTGATTGTCTATTACTTACTCTTCTAAGCTGTTGGATATGATGACCCAGTCTTGCATTTCCTCAGGTTGGAATGGGAGTCTGCAGTGTACAAAGGCAGCAGCTGTTTCCAGACACTGGAGGAGGAGCGCTTGCAGGCGCTCAGGGACCTGGTTGTCAAGTACCACAATAATTCTGTTGAGTCTGCACCGAAGATAGTTGCGGTGAGTTTGTTTTAGCATGTTAAGACCATAGCCATGCATTGTTTCAGATTAGGCTCATTTTGTATCTACTGGTACAGCTGAAATATTCTCCTATAGTATCTGAGTATGCCTTTGTTCCTGCAGATTGTGGATAGACTTGATGAACCCGTGAAAGCATGTGATGTGGAGAAGGATATCCAAGCAGTTATCACAGCCAAGGGAACTGGAGAAAATCTTCCAGAGCAGATGCTTCCAGACTTTTATGCTGAAGATATGAACAACATAATGAACAGAGACAGGAGAAGAGAGGTTAGTGACAGTAAATTCATCAAATGGAGGCTTTGGGAAGTCAAGCCTTCCCAGAACCCCTTCAGCTCTCCTTTAGCCCATCCTCCAATCTGGAAACATGCTGCCTTCATGGTGTAGtttagtggttagcatgcctagctacagATCCATGGGCCTGGGTTCACATCCCAATCTAGGCAGTTGTCCCACAACCCTCCTAACTGTTCAGTCTCTGTTTTGGGTTTTCGCCCACCTCAGGCTCAAAGGCTAATGGGAGGGAGATGAGCACAGAGTCCACACACAGCTTTaaagttttttctttattattctcacAGTAAAGGAAGCGGCTAAAGTGCAAAAACGTATCAAACAAAAAAGCCTGAAAGTATACCCAAAAGGTGCTTACTGAGATCATAGGTGAAAAGGATTTAAGATCTATAAAGGATATATTTCCAACACCATAGAACACTTGCTTTTCCATGGTTATAGAATTCTTTCAGCTTGaaatcacacaaaaaataattgaataattTTGTTTGTCAGGCACTGGAAAAGTTTCTCAAGATGGTGAGAACAGACTTGGAacgggaaagaagggggaagcaaGGGGTGGAGAACCTAGCCAAGGCATTGCAGGAGACTCCAACATTTGGTGGTGAAGAATCACAACAAGATGTGAATGACAAACTGCAGCATGTAAGACTATATATATCTTTGTTTTTACTCATTATATGTTGAAGTACATTATGTAAAAAGTGGCATTTATTTATTAAGGTTGTATTTTTATCATTGTCATCAGTGTGTTtatgaccatcaccatc
Proteins encoded in this window:
- the LOC126993202 gene encoding uncharacterized protein LOC126993202, producing MKASKENSGTVTQAWQMVGVEMEQQGDVHRTIGSAIGDDVVRPLRQLIETQHKIRKGVESMVDKTTKNLHDWRAAESKAKKQGYGNCRENEKIQDMMLEARLGRGKTLTDKETIKMEKQRRKAEEAVQKSDLEYYTCCTRAERARLEWESAVYKGSSCFQTLEEERLQALRDLVVKYHNNSVESAPKIVAIVDRLDEPVKACDVEKDIQAVITAKGTGENLPEQMLPDFYAEDMNNIMNRDRRREALEKFLKMVRTDLERERRGKQGVENLAKALQETPTFGGEESQQDVNDKLQHDAHNRLQHMKAMLAYLEAARYKIQCSLDDLNNRPKTVHPLAKHIEVHRDKQGLTCSVLKVPPWVRGNSVDVSPASNSPTGSPNWNDRGTADGNSVQPDSDFGNTDQLSSASRVSTLQRSTDLEVPPSPPARSRGSTISPARLTCPTETEVPSLQKPQRSSGVFMSPPRYPSLMLVTDEFSSQGSDRDYQATISEENIDSGPKDGSYYAHPLPAATTGSRCKALYDYEANMYDELTIRTGDIINIHEKQADGWWVGELDNVVGIFPATYVEEID